In Osmia bicornis bicornis chromosome 1, iOsmBic2.1, whole genome shotgun sequence, the following proteins share a genomic window:
- the LOC114882263 gene encoding bestrophin-4 isoform X2, with amino-acid sequence MTVTYTAEVATCRGLGCFLKLLLRWRASIYKLVWLDLALFLFIYYSLSSIYRLLLDEHQKKIFEAVVAYCNEYSDLIPLSFVLGFYVSIVMTRWWNQYMVIPWPDSIAVFVSATIHGNDERGRLMRRTIVRYVCVCLTLVLAMVSPRVKKRFPTLEHFVETGLLLENELVIFQSLNTKFPKPSKHWLPIVWASSIVTRARKEGRIRDDFAVKTLIDELNKFRGLCGSLMHYDTISIPLVYTQVVTLAVYTYFLTSVMGRQWVQNSSTSTIDLYFPVFTTLQFFFYMGWLKVAETLINPFGEDDDDFEVNWIIDRNLQVSYLIVDEMHHEHPELIRDQYWDEIFPTELPYTAAAQPFREEHPQPSTAGIQLSAAQQELQPSSVRIDEMAGEYQQKFQPDVADDAASGIHFTATGKMSRSASRVSTRDRTLSGGSTPSNLGGSLTRVNSVTSVLKRLFSKEDRPDGGVSSGIKTPGRLASSSSSASLQNRLVGPGGSMRIGVIKEEADEQMTLTSMKSDKRPHVQSIFSPGPPPPTAPMAVPGTEYCRNGEIFSTSAPVTGVADNGESANERSYIPGPRTQRSTQSARSSIAYEPATSYPGSGIADDLISTRSSSCATTDSDDEFTKLKTEREKQRREKVVRRLARSTSGHNNLISGHSASTLDGEHLLLSELAHTSRLSMGQEGFDDKIESDRL; translated from the exons ATGACGGTCACTTACACTGCCGAAGTTGCTACCTGTAGAGGTCTCGGTTGCTTTCTAAAATTACTCCTAAG ATGGCGAGCAAGCATATACAAGCTCGTCTGGTTGGACCTAGCTCTGTTCCTCTTCATATATTATTCTCTATCGAGCATATATCGATTGCTGTTGGACGAGCATCAAAAGAAGATCTTCGAGGCGGTGGTGGCGTATTGCAACGAGTACAGCGACCTAATACCACTGTCCTTCGTCTTGGGTTTCTACGTCAGTATCGTTATGACCCGATGGTGGAATCAATACATGGTGATACCCTGGCCAGACTCGATCGCAGTTTTCGTGTCAGCCACCATTCACGGGAACGACGAAAGGGGTCGACTAATGCGTCGAACCATCGTCAG GTACGTCTGCGTTTGTTTGACATTGGTGCTAGCGATGGTTTCGCCACGGGTGAAAAAGCGTTTCCCAACGTTGGAGCACTTCGTGGAGACCGGTTTACTGTTGGAGAACGAACTGGTGATATTCCAGAGTCTGAATACGAAATTTCCGAAGCCCAGCAAGCATTGGTTGCCAATCGTGTGGGCGTCGAGTATAGTGACACGGGCCAGAAAGGAAGGTCGGATTCGCGACGACTTTGCCGTAAAGACATTGATAGACGAGCTAAACAAGTTTCGTGGTCTTTGCGGTAGTCTCATGCACTATGATACAATTAGCATTCCTTTAGTATATACTCAG GTGGTAACCTTGGCTGTGTACACGTACTTTTTAACGAGCGTGATGGGACGGCAATGGGTGCAGAATTCGTCGACGTCGACGATCGATCTCTACTTTCCAGTATTCACGACGCTACAGTTCTTTTTCTACATGGGTTGGCTAAAGGTGGCCGAGACGTTGATCAATCCATTCGGGGAGGACGACGATGACTTTGAAGTTAATTGGATAATCGATAGAAACTTGCAG GTGAGCTACCTGATCGTCGACGAGATGCATCACGAACATCCGGAATTGATACGAGATCAGTATTGGGACGAAATATTCCCGACGGAGCTTCCGTACACCGCGGCGGCTCAGCCCTTCCGCGAAGAACACCCTCAGCCATCGACGGCTGGTATCCAATTATCCGCAGCCCAGCAAGAACTTCAACCCTCCTCGGTGAGAATCGACGAAATGGCCGGGGAGTATCAGCAAAAATTCCAACCGGACGTAGCCGACGATGCTGCGTCCGGCATACATTTTACAGCTACTGGTAAAATGTCAAG AAGCGCTAGTAGAGTGAGCACTCGAGATCGCACTCTAAGCGGAGGATCCACTCCCAGTAACCTGGGTGGTTCTCTGACAAGAGTGAACAGCGTGACTAGCGTGTTGAAGCGATTGTTCAGCAAAGAAGACAGACCAGACGGTGGTGTATCGAGCGGTATCAAGACACCAGGAAGACTCGCGAGTTCTAGTTCCTCTGCTTCGTTGCAGAATCGACTAGTCG GCCCAGGTGGTTCTATGAGGATTGGCGTGATCAAAGAGGAAGCGGACGAGCAGATGACCCTAACGTCGATGAAATCAGACAAAAGGCCTCACGTGCAGAGTATATTTTCGCCTGGTCCTCCGCCTCCAACTGCTCCGATGGCTGTTCCTGGTACAGAATATTGTCGTAACGGAGAAATATTTTCCACCAGCGCCCCAGTAACCGGTGTAGCAGACAATGGCGAAAGCGCGAACGAAAGAAGTTACATACCTGGGCCAAG AACACAACGATCGACGCAGTCAGCACGATCGAGCATCGCTTACGAGCCAGCAACGAGTTACCCTGGTAGCGGTATTGCGGACGACCTAATTAGTACTCGTAGTTCCTCTTGTGCCACTACCGATTCCGACGACGAGTTCACGAAACTGAAGACGGAAAGAGAAAAGCAAAGGCGCGAGAAGGTAGTGCGAAGACTGGCCAGGAGTACCAGTGGACATAACAATTTAATTAGCGGACATTCGGCGAGTACTCTCGATGGAGAACACCTTTTGTTGTCGGAATTAGCGCATACCTCGCGTTTGTCCATGGGGCAAGAGGGCTTCGATGATAAGATCGAGAGCGATCGACTTTAG
- the LOC114882263 gene encoding bestrophin-4 isoform X1, translating into MTVTYTAEVATCRGLGCFLKLLLRWRASIYKLVWLDLALFLFIYYSLSSIYRLLLDEHQKKIFEAVVAYCNEYSDLIPLSFVLGFYVSIVMTRWWNQYMVIPWPDSIAVFVSATIHGNDERGRLMRRTIVRYVCVCLTLVLAMVSPRVKKRFPTLEHFVETGLLLENELVIFQSLNTKFPKPSKHWLPIVWASSIVTRARKEGRIRDDFAVKTLIDELNKFRGLCGSLMHYDTISIPLVYTQVVTLAVYTYFLTSVMGRQWVQNSSTSTIDLYFPVFTTLQFFFYMGWLKVAETLINPFGEDDDDFEVNWIIDRNLQVSYLIVDEMHHEHPELIRDQYWDEIFPTELPYTAAAQPFREEHPQPSTAGIQLSAAQQELQPSSVRIDEMAGEYQQKFQPDVADDAASGIHFTATGKMSRSTTESGKIARSASRVSTRDRTLSGGSTPSNLGGSLTRVNSVTSVLKRLFSKEDRPDGGVSSGIKTPGRLASSSSSASLQNRLVGPGGSMRIGVIKEEADEQMTLTSMKSDKRPHVQSIFSPGPPPPTAPMAVPGTEYCRNGEIFSTSAPVTGVADNGESANERSYIPGPRTQRSTQSARSSIAYEPATSYPGSGIADDLISTRSSSCATTDSDDEFTKLKTEREKQRREKVVRRLARSTSGHNNLISGHSASTLDGEHLLLSELAHTSRLSMGQEGFDDKIESDRL; encoded by the exons ATGACGGTCACTTACACTGCCGAAGTTGCTACCTGTAGAGGTCTCGGTTGCTTTCTAAAATTACTCCTAAG ATGGCGAGCAAGCATATACAAGCTCGTCTGGTTGGACCTAGCTCTGTTCCTCTTCATATATTATTCTCTATCGAGCATATATCGATTGCTGTTGGACGAGCATCAAAAGAAGATCTTCGAGGCGGTGGTGGCGTATTGCAACGAGTACAGCGACCTAATACCACTGTCCTTCGTCTTGGGTTTCTACGTCAGTATCGTTATGACCCGATGGTGGAATCAATACATGGTGATACCCTGGCCAGACTCGATCGCAGTTTTCGTGTCAGCCACCATTCACGGGAACGACGAAAGGGGTCGACTAATGCGTCGAACCATCGTCAG GTACGTCTGCGTTTGTTTGACATTGGTGCTAGCGATGGTTTCGCCACGGGTGAAAAAGCGTTTCCCAACGTTGGAGCACTTCGTGGAGACCGGTTTACTGTTGGAGAACGAACTGGTGATATTCCAGAGTCTGAATACGAAATTTCCGAAGCCCAGCAAGCATTGGTTGCCAATCGTGTGGGCGTCGAGTATAGTGACACGGGCCAGAAAGGAAGGTCGGATTCGCGACGACTTTGCCGTAAAGACATTGATAGACGAGCTAAACAAGTTTCGTGGTCTTTGCGGTAGTCTCATGCACTATGATACAATTAGCATTCCTTTAGTATATACTCAG GTGGTAACCTTGGCTGTGTACACGTACTTTTTAACGAGCGTGATGGGACGGCAATGGGTGCAGAATTCGTCGACGTCGACGATCGATCTCTACTTTCCAGTATTCACGACGCTACAGTTCTTTTTCTACATGGGTTGGCTAAAGGTGGCCGAGACGTTGATCAATCCATTCGGGGAGGACGACGATGACTTTGAAGTTAATTGGATAATCGATAGAAACTTGCAG GTGAGCTACCTGATCGTCGACGAGATGCATCACGAACATCCGGAATTGATACGAGATCAGTATTGGGACGAAATATTCCCGACGGAGCTTCCGTACACCGCGGCGGCTCAGCCCTTCCGCGAAGAACACCCTCAGCCATCGACGGCTGGTATCCAATTATCCGCAGCCCAGCAAGAACTTCAACCCTCCTCGGTGAGAATCGACGAAATGGCCGGGGAGTATCAGCAAAAATTCCAACCGGACGTAGCCGACGATGCTGCGTCCGGCATACATTTTACAGCTACTGGTAAAATGTCAAG GAGCACCACTGAAAGTGGCAAAATAGCAAG AAGCGCTAGTAGAGTGAGCACTCGAGATCGCACTCTAAGCGGAGGATCCACTCCCAGTAACCTGGGTGGTTCTCTGACAAGAGTGAACAGCGTGACTAGCGTGTTGAAGCGATTGTTCAGCAAAGAAGACAGACCAGACGGTGGTGTATCGAGCGGTATCAAGACACCAGGAAGACTCGCGAGTTCTAGTTCCTCTGCTTCGTTGCAGAATCGACTAGTCG GCCCAGGTGGTTCTATGAGGATTGGCGTGATCAAAGAGGAAGCGGACGAGCAGATGACCCTAACGTCGATGAAATCAGACAAAAGGCCTCACGTGCAGAGTATATTTTCGCCTGGTCCTCCGCCTCCAACTGCTCCGATGGCTGTTCCTGGTACAGAATATTGTCGTAACGGAGAAATATTTTCCACCAGCGCCCCAGTAACCGGTGTAGCAGACAATGGCGAAAGCGCGAACGAAAGAAGTTACATACCTGGGCCAAG AACACAACGATCGACGCAGTCAGCACGATCGAGCATCGCTTACGAGCCAGCAACGAGTTACCCTGGTAGCGGTATTGCGGACGACCTAATTAGTACTCGTAGTTCCTCTTGTGCCACTACCGATTCCGACGACGAGTTCACGAAACTGAAGACGGAAAGAGAAAAGCAAAGGCGCGAGAAGGTAGTGCGAAGACTGGCCAGGAGTACCAGTGGACATAACAATTTAATTAGCGGACATTCGGCGAGTACTCTCGATGGAGAACACCTTTTGTTGTCGGAATTAGCGCATACCTCGCGTTTGTCCATGGGGCAAGAGGGCTTCGATGATAAGATCGAGAGCGATCGACTTTAG